Proteins from one Thaumasiovibrio subtropicus genomic window:
- a CDS encoding type I secretion system permease/ATPase, giving the protein MKDPLLQSLVYVSKFYGLANSPDALISDLPLADGLLTPFLFPRAADKAGLQVTMSKTKVEHLSPLLFPVIALMKDGQSCVVLGCDLEKDTIDIVLPQSEGMEQTTPLADFNNEYMGDVFLVKKKFRYDERSPEVLKTRKGHWFWSTIWQSRSIYRDVLIASILINLFSIAAPLFSRLVYDKIVPNLAFDSLWVLASGILVIFLFDLILKSSRNYFIDIAGKKSDILISSKIFSKVMGIRMEARPPSVGAFAKHMQEFESIREFFTSATVSALIDLPFALLFMFVIWWVAGPLVWVPVAAVTLLILYSILIQRPMRESIEEGSRLAAQKHANLIESLYGLDTVKLFGAQAQFQHRWEEAVAHMANWGLKTRRFSDSVQNTAGFLQQVSSVAMIIGGVYLISEGDLTMGGLIAASMLTAKAIGPLVQLSLLSTRYNQAKSAMTIIDEMMQLPTEQEEDKRYLHRPMIKGKVSFNRVSFKYPNSEHAALRDVSFTVNPGEKVGIIGRIGSGKSTIEHLIMGLYRATEGSVAIDDTDVNQIHHIDVRRNIGCVPQDIMLFFGSIRDNITLGRPLSDDKDVLNAASRAGVTFFTQQDSAGLDRQVGERGAALSGGQRQSVAIARAFLGRPPVLLFDEPTSSMDNRSEGYIKQQLGNMAADETLILITHKTSMLEVVDRLIILEQGSIIADGPKDLVMQKLREGKINTAA; this is encoded by the coding sequence ATGAAAGATCCTTTACTGCAGTCACTGGTTTATGTCAGTAAATTTTATGGGTTAGCCAATTCACCCGATGCGTTAATCAGTGACCTCCCCTTGGCTGACGGCTTGCTAACACCGTTTTTGTTTCCGCGAGCCGCGGACAAAGCCGGGCTGCAAGTCACCATGTCAAAAACAAAAGTGGAGCATTTATCTCCACTTTTATTCCCTGTCATCGCCTTGATGAAAGACGGCCAAAGTTGTGTCGTACTCGGTTGTGATCTAGAAAAAGACACCATCGACATCGTGTTACCGCAAAGCGAAGGCATGGAGCAGACCACACCGCTTGCCGATTTTAACAATGAGTACATGGGCGATGTATTCCTCGTTAAGAAGAAGTTCCGTTATGACGAACGTTCGCCAGAAGTCTTAAAAACACGCAAGGGACATTGGTTCTGGTCAACGATATGGCAATCACGCTCGATCTACCGTGACGTACTTATCGCCTCGATTTTGATTAACCTTTTTTCGATTGCCGCACCTCTCTTTTCACGCTTGGTGTATGACAAAATTGTCCCTAACTTGGCGTTCGACTCGCTATGGGTGCTGGCCAGCGGGATCCTCGTCATCTTCCTGTTTGACTTAATCCTGAAATCATCACGTAATTACTTTATCGATATTGCAGGAAAAAAATCGGACATCCTTATTTCATCAAAAATCTTCAGTAAGGTGATGGGAATAAGAATGGAAGCACGTCCCCCTTCCGTGGGAGCGTTTGCCAAACACATGCAAGAGTTTGAGTCGATACGCGAGTTTTTTACCTCAGCAACGGTGTCAGCCCTCATAGATCTCCCTTTCGCACTCTTATTTATGTTTGTCATTTGGTGGGTTGCTGGACCATTGGTTTGGGTGCCTGTCGCTGCGGTGACCTTGTTGATTCTCTATAGTATACTCATCCAGAGGCCGATGCGTGAGTCGATTGAAGAAGGCTCTCGATTAGCCGCTCAGAAACATGCCAACCTGATTGAAAGCTTGTACGGCTTAGATACCGTTAAGTTATTTGGTGCTCAAGCACAATTTCAACACCGCTGGGAAGAAGCCGTCGCACACATGGCAAACTGGGGGTTGAAGACTCGCCGTTTTTCAGACAGCGTCCAAAACACGGCTGGCTTTCTTCAACAAGTCTCTTCTGTGGCGATGATCATTGGTGGTGTTTATCTCATTTCTGAAGGCGATTTAACTATGGGTGGCTTGATTGCGGCCTCAATGTTAACCGCCAAGGCAATTGGCCCACTGGTACAACTCTCTTTGTTGTCAACACGCTATAACCAAGCTAAATCGGCGATGACCATTATCGATGAGATGATGCAGTTACCTACCGAGCAGGAAGAAGACAAACGCTACCTGCACCGCCCTATGATTAAGGGCAAAGTCAGCTTTAATCGAGTCAGTTTCAAATATCCCAACAGTGAGCATGCCGCCTTACGCGACGTCAGCTTTACCGTAAACCCAGGCGAAAAGGTTGGCATCATTGGGCGTATTGGTTCTGGAAAATCAACGATTGAACACTTGATCATGGGGCTCTATCGTGCCACCGAAGGCTCTGTGGCCATTGATGACACGGATGTAAACCAAATCCACCATATTGATGTACGACGTAACATCGGCTGCGTACCACAAGACATCATGCTATTTTTTGGCTCTATCCGTGACAACATCACACTCGGACGTCCATTGAGTGATGACAAAGATGTGCTCAACGCCGCGAGCCGAGCCGGTGTCACTTTCTTTACACAGCAAGATTCAGCCGGTCTAGACCGCCAAGTCGGCGAACGCGGCGCGGCATTGTCTGGCGGTCAACGACAATCTGTCGCCATTGCGCGTGCATTTTTGGGTCGGCCTCCCGTCTTGTTGTTCGATGAGCCAACCAGTAGCATGGACAACCGCTCTGAAGGGTACATTAAACAGCAGTTAGGTAATATGGCGGCGGACGAAACGCTCATTCTAATTACCCATAAGACGTCAATGTTAGAGGTTGTTGATCGGCTTATTATTTTAGAGCAAGGCAGTATCATTGCTGATGGCCCTAAAGATCTTGTCATGCAAAAGCTGCGTGAAGGAAAAATCAATACCGCCGCATAA